Sequence from the Orcinus orca chromosome 11, mOrcOrc1.1, whole genome shotgun sequence genome:
CAGAAAATAGGCCAGTGGGCTCTTCCACCAGGGAGTCCAGGCTGAGGTGGGCAGGCCTCCTACATGGGCTCAAAGGGGCTCTCCGGTCTCTGCCAATGCTGCCAGCTTGCCTGCTATGGCCGCCCAGTAAAAACAGTGGCTCCGTGCAATCATGAAAAACAGGACTGCTCTGATCATTACACTGCACACAAGTTTTGAAGGAACTATCAAATAGTTACAACTCAATTAGTCTTTGTggcttatttttattctgaatcaATAACCTAGAAGTGAAGGTCTCCACAGCCCATTATGGCTTTACTGACCTATCTCCTTCCCCAtgaacacctactgaaggaaAGTGTTAAGGAAGCATGTGTTAAGATGTATCACTGCTTCTAAAAATAACGTGgaggagacaggcatgaaacCCAAGTTCAGATGTGCTTAATTGCAGGGTTGATGACTCAACTACGAAGAGGTCTTTTGAATACACAATTGATTTTTAGCAAGTGAAAGGTATCAAGacctccattttgattttataaaagtAGGCTAAGTTGCATAAAAGTGGCTGAAAAACCAAGACGGCCTGATTTTTCAGCCTAAAAATaaacagggaatagagccaaacGTGAACATACATTTCAGCAGAAAGGTGATAGAGAGCCAAGCAGATTATACTTTGAAGAAGGAAGAAACCCCACTTAATGGATTACGCTAACTTTAAAAcagagtgaaaaactgaaactttaCAAGGGGAAAAGCAAACGCAGCTAGGTGTGTAGATCACCTCAAAAGAAACCACTGATATTAAAGTTGCCATGAGTATCTTCGGaattgttaaaaaacaaatgcTAGGATACCACTCTGATTCACCTACAATTTCACAAACTGATAGAAATTTCTCACCAAGACCCTAATTTTGgcatcaaaaatattaatttgttgATCACAAAACTTAAAGTTTCATGTTAATTTGCTAATTTATGAGCTAGAAAACAGTCCTTGATTCTAAAAAAGCCGTTTAATATCGTATCCCAATTACTCAtccagaaagagggagaaaggagagggcaTTTGAAATTGCACTGAAACACAACGTTTAGAATAATATAAAACAtctggaaagaaaaatcaaaggccAACAAATATTAATCTACATGAAATACAGGAGAAAACGCCGAAAATACCTTGCTGTACCACGGAGACCGGCAGCCGGCAGCCATGTTCACCTCGCTTACTCTTTGGATATGTAACTGAGCTGGCCTTAACTGCTTATAAAGGATGCAACACAATTAGGGAGAATGTGTCTTTAATTTAGATCTGAAAGAAGCACAGGTAGATGGAAACTCTAATCACAGACCACTGGAGATCGTTAGAGCAATTAAGAACACAATTTCCAGTCTTGAAAGCCTTTCACACAAATCACCTGCTAACCTTTGGATCCAGGTTTCAGACTAGCAAAAACCTTGGGGTTCTTAAGGGCAAGGGAGATCTCactaaggaaggaaataaagtgggagtctctttcagatttctttgACTCGAAAATGACAACAATGGTAAAGTGGGGTTCTGGGCGGGTAAGGAAGTAGGTGCTCTGAACTTTGTCATCATAGAAGTGGACCACTTTCTCCAAGCTGTTCAGGTCGGACGTGCGGTCTGTCATGATCATGATGACATTGGGCCAGTGCAGGACAGGCCTGTCGCTGGGCAGAGATACCACGGCTGGATACTGATCCACGCCCTTTGGGGCCTCTCTGTAGGAATGGGGGTGGTGGTAGCCATGACCCTGAAAGCTCTCGGAACCCTGGTTGTCAAAGATTAAGGACACGTTGGCAGCGTCGTATTTCCTGATGAAGCTGGAAATCTTTCCAAAGAGGTCTGGGTTGGCTTTTGCAGTCAGCGTTTTCATTTCTGAAGCAGTCGTTTGTCGGCTCAGTGCCTCGTGAAAGTAGAAGCTAAATTTGGCAAGAAGCATGTTTTTGAGTTTCAGCAGCCAAAGGAAAAGGTGTGGGGGCTGAATGGCCTTCTGGGACTGCCCTCCAAACAGATGTTTCTTGGTCTCCCGTTGCTTTTCAAAGATCTGGCCCCAAGTCTGCAGCTTGGTGTGAGCGCTGTGTAAGTTAACCAGAGACGGGAGGAACTTCCACTCGGAGACCTGAGCCTGGGCCTTCAGGAGATGACTCAGTACGTCGACCTCCAGCTGGAAACTGCTTTCCAGAGGACTGAGGATGGGGTGGTGAAATCTAAAGGGGGAAGGGGAATTAACAGAAATGAGTGGAAATGTGACCCCACAGTGACCCTTTCTATCCTCAAAAAAACACAGTGTGGTCAGACTAATACTATGtttgggggcgggggaaggaaagatggaaagattCCATGTTGATTTATTTAAAAGGTCATTCTGATATAACTTCGCCATCTCAGAATTATGTCAGCACCATAATCTCCTGTGGAAATAgcctgacattaaaaaaaaacaaaaaatgagaataGCCACTACCTTCTGTTCAAATACAGAGAAACTGAATTAGCTGTAAGTCTTTCTTACAGCTTACAAAAAACCccaaggtgttttgttttgttttgtttgtttgtttttggccacgcctcatggctcgtgggatcttagttccctgaccagtgttcaaacccgggcccacggcagtgaaagcaccgagtcttagccactggaccaccagagaattcccactATAGGTCTttcttaacttattttatttattctgggaATTGTATGACAAAACAAGGCAACCTATTTTCAGGGTGTGGTCCTAAAGAGGCAAATAAAAGGTCACTAAAACATCTCTTAAATGTGTACATAACACATATCAACTTATTTAATGTTCACAGTAACTCCAAAAGGTATTACAAaacctattttgcagatgagagtAGAGACTATAAACCAACTGAAACAGTATACAAtccataaatgtttattaaaggaatagggcttccctggtggcacagtagttaagaatccacctgccaatgcaggggacacaggttcgagccctggtccgggaagatcccacatgccgcggagcaactaagcccgtgcgccacaactactgagcctgcgctctagagcccaagagccagaactactgagcctgcgtgccacaactactgaagcccacgtgcttacagcccgtgctccacaacaagagaagccaccgcagtgagaagcccacgccccacaacaaagagtagccccggctcgccccaactaaagaaagcccgctcacagcaacaaaacagccaaaaaataaaggaatagaaCATTTATCAGAAAGCCCTTACTTCTAGTTCTCAAATTCCCTTCCTATTTAAtcacagttaaaaacaaaatcgtggggcttccctggtggcacagtggttgagagtccgcctgccgatgcaggggacacgggttcgtgccccggtccgggaagatcccacatgccgcggagcagctgggcccgtgagccatggccgctgagcctgcgcgtccggagcctgtgctccgcaacgggagaggccacaacagtgagaggcccgcgtaccgcaaaaaaaaaaaaaaaaaaaaaaatcgtggctaaatttaaaaaatcttatactTCAACCACTTTCCATTTATCTCAGGATAAAATCTAAAATCCTTAAAAAGGCTTACGAGGCCTCGAAAAACCTGGTCCCTCCTCAGCTTGAGCCACATTCTCATTCTTCTCACTTTCTCCATACATTAAATAACTAGAAATGCAATGGTATACCAGAGAAGGTTAGGGTAATAGCatgatttcatttctatttgttctagacaaaatttttaaaaaaaattttgaccaTGATCTACAGTAAGAAATACTTTATATTGTGATGAAGTGCATACATCGATagataaaaggttttaaaatttcacatttaCCCTTACTATGTACAATGTACTCTTGatatttaactatatatatatatatatatatatatattttttttttttgcggtacacgggcctctcactgttgtggcctctcccgttggcagagcacaggctccggacccgcaggctcagcggccatggctcacgggcccagctgctccggggcatgtgtgatcttcccggaccggggcacgaacccgtgtcccctgtatcggcaggcagactctcaaccactgcgccaccagggaagcccaatatatatattttaattagattACTACTCACTAACTTAATTTTATGACTCATGGACTGCTACCTGCtgtttgtaaaacattttttactTCACTTGTCTAGTAAATTGAGGGGGAAGGGGACAGGCTGTGGGAAGGTCCTCTCTCCCCGGCAGAGGGGATAACGGgcatgtgcaaagaccctgaggccaGTGACAGCCTGAGCCTTTTCCATCAACACTTCTACTTCAGGTCTCCTCTTCAGAGTCACTTCCTTCAAAATGTCTTCTTTGTCCTCCCCCAGACTAGGTCAGGCCCTCTAATTATATCCTCTAGTTTCTTAATACCTGTCTTCCCTTTGTAGCTTAATCGTATAACTTATCACACAAACTGGGACACAGGGTCACCCTTGCTTTGAGCCCCTTCTGAGGGGAAGTAAAAGCTGCGTTCTTCCTTCACTCCATCTCTCAAACACGCAGCACGTAGTAGAAACTCGGTAAATGTGGTAACTATGTTAAGATTTGAATCCTAGTTTCTGCCTCATTGACTCTGTTGTTTATGACCTAAATGAAGTTCTGTAACAATGAGATGGAATGGTTATCGCTTCTCAGCCTTTTGGCTAATATCAAGTGTGGCAAAGGACTGGATGAGGAGAGTCCTTTCTGTATGGACCACTTAGAACTTTCTTGCtcatctttttcttctgagaaatgcCCAGGGAGTTTCAGTGTCTGCCTGGCCTGATGCACCTCCTTCTCAAGGAGCCTACATGAAGCCCTTACACTCTTCCTCAAGTTCCAAAGCATCTGCAGAGGTTTCAGGAATTATCTTAGCAAGTGATCCCATTTTGAAGGTGTGGGCAAGATCTAGCATTTCCCAAGCATATCATATGCCCCAGGCACCATGGGAGATGATTTACAGGCCTGAGCCCATGTAATTTAATTGCTTCACTGTCAATGAGACAGAAGATTCTTACACATCTGTTTTGGCCCTGGTTGAAGAGGAAAATCCTGGTTATCAATtaaacaattaggaaaaaaaaatcatcacaagTATatctagagttttaaaaaatctatttaagggcttccctggtggcgcagtggttgagagtccgcctgccgatgcagggggcgcgggttcgtgccccggtttgggaggatcccacgtgccgcggagcggctgggcctgtgggccatggccgctgagcctgcgcgtccggagcctgttctccgcaacgggagaggccgcaatagtgagaggcccgcgtacagcaaaaaaaaaaaaaaaaaaaaaaaaaaaaaagaactatttaaaCAAATGGGATTATGATTAAGAGAGCCCAAACTAGGTTGGATATTATACGATAGAAACTGATTATCATGTGATAAATAGGATGTAGCTAGTCACATAAcaataacacatttttttttctattactggTATTTTACAATCAACATCCTTCAAGATATGGAAGCTAAAACATGGGTGGGAGGTATAGTCTAATAATACACTCAAAGAATCAGAAAGATAAACCAGATCTCAAATCCTCTAGCTCATGTActcaattaattaactaatttggACTCTTCAAACATTACATGCTTTGAAGTAAACGTTAAGAaagcctaaaaaaagaaaaaaaaaagaaagaaagcctaacatgggacttccctggttgcacagtggttggggggtccgcctgccaatgcgggggacatgggttcaagccctggtttgggaggattccacatgccgcggagcagctgagcccgtgcgccacagctaatGAGCCTGCGCCctggagcccgggagccacaactactgaggcccgtgcgcctggagcccctgctccgcGGTGGGGGGAGGCGCCACGatgggaggcccgcgcaccgcagcgaggaGTGGCGCCCCACTCGTCACAGCTGGAGAGGGCCCGCGCAGTGGCAAGgacccagcatagccaaaaataaataaatttgtaaaaaaagaaaaagaaagcgtatctcacacacacacacacacacacacacactatagcATGTCTCAGAATCTTTGCATTCTGAGAAATGCTCCTACCACCTTAGCCTTTAGGCAACTTGACACTTAATGAGCCTTAAGTATCACCAGATTCTACAATCATGGATATCACGAAAATCTGCCAAGGAGCTATGAACACAGTAAGACTGTTAATAAGAGGAAAATGGTTTCATTCTACCACAAATAACAATACTCAAAGTGAAGTTTCTGCTTCCAGCTGGAAATCATCATTTATATCCAATGTTCTCTTGAAAGAATATGAATTCTCTTCTCTGTACAAACCTTTAGAAAGAATTCTGCACAAGCTCTTCTGTATACATATACGGAAAAGTGTTTAAATGTTCAACATTTATTAGGATGAATGTGAATGCCGAAGCTACTATTCATCCGTAAGAAGAGCTAAAAATTCATGCTAATGTTATTCTGCCAAGACCCTGAGATTAGCATTATGTTGTATCATTTTCCCATTCCCACTCTGTGCCTCATACCTATTCACATCTCACCCCGTAGTGGGATCTGTTAAATTGTTGTAATCCAAAAACATACAGCTTGAAAGAGCCTGAATACAGAATAAATTGACAACTATTTGCAGAGAACATCTGCTccaaaaaaagtcaaaaagaaagacagaaaaagagagagagaggaagggagctcCAGCACGCACTCCCTCCTTCACAAATCCCCATCAAGGAGTTCCTTCCAAAAGAAGTATGCAGGTCCCATGCATGTGAGAAGTCAGAagaccaattaaaaataaaactgtagtaCAATGTGAATATGTGAATGTCacaaaactgtacacttaagcAACAAAAcgttatgcagccattaaaaaaaacacaaagtactgatgcatgctacaacgtggatgaaccttggaaacattatgctaagtgaaatcagcctGACACAAGAGGACTGATGTcacatgattccacttgtatgagagACACCGAAGAGGCAATTTCACAGGGACAGAAATTAGAATGGAGGTTACCAGAGGCTGAGGGGAGAATAGGCCGTTATTGctgaatgggtacagagtttctgttcgaatgattaaaaaaaaattctggaaatggattgtggtgatggttgcacaacactgtgaatgtacttaatgccactcaaCTGCACACTTACAATGGTTAAggtgataaattttatattatgttttattacaacaaaacaataaaattttaaaaaatcaaaaaacccccaaaaaacacacaaaaacttacactgaaaaatggttaaagaagtaaatgttatgtatatttcaccacatttaaaaaatccataatcTCATTTAAAACAATCACTTTACTAGTTTTTAGATATAATTACATtgaagatataaagatgaattAGACAAAGGTTTGCCCTATAGGACCTCCCCTGGTAGAAGGAGGTATTTATAATGGCTATAAGCAGGAAGTAATACATCTCTTACGAGGGGTACAAATCAACTAACAGTTTAGAAAAAGGAGCAATTCCTTTTGGTTGAAAGATTGTGCAGGTCATAGAGGAGACAGGATTTCAATTGAGTCATAAAGCTTAAAGAACAGGTAGGATTTAGCCACGTGAAGATGAGAGCTTAAATTTCTGGCCCCAGTTCTTAACCACCCCTGATTCCACACCCTTTGCTGTGTGAttttgcggcctctcccaccagAGGTAGAGTGTACTTTCCCACCCCTGGACCATGGATCAggctatgtgacttgctttggccaaaggGATGTTAACAGGTCTGATGCAAGCAAAGGCTTGAAATGAGCTTGATTGGGCTTGTTCTTTGGCACTTGGGCGTCATCACCGGGTAGCTGCTTCCCCTCTAACCTTGGGCTCAGAACGAACACACGTGTAGCTGACTAAGCCCAAAACTCACAGCAATAAGCCAAGCCCAATGAGACCAACAGTGTTCAGCAGAGCTACCCAGTTAAGCCCAGCCTACGTCAGACAACTCCCAATTGACCTGCAAGCCTGAAAGTGTGATTTTGGGGGTAGTCTGTTACACAAAATAAGTGTGGCAACAGCTAATTGACACATGATAGAACTTGACGAGGTTCAGAACACgctaccccaaaatatggcaTCTTGGTATACTGACTATTTTAAGCTGAATGAATTTGACAAATGACATATGCAGGTAACATTGAGAAATGACATATGCAGGAAGGACTTTCTGACCCTCTCCTGAAGCAGATCATAAAACCCTCATGTAAGAGGTTTCCCTCCCTGTACCCTGAGGAAATGAGCATCCTTATCTCCAAAGACATAAGGTCACAGAGAGAAATCTGAACGGGCCTTGCTGTTTCCCCCAGTTTAGTACATTTAGCTCATACCTTTTTTCATCCTAGCACATTTTTCCACAACTCTCACTCTTCATCACATCTAGCATAAAAACACAGGTTTAAcaacttctttgggtcttcatttccttagaaGGCTCCATGCCACATAAAAcctatattaaaatacatttgtatgcttttctcttgttaatctgtcttttgttaaaGGGCCCTCAGCTGAGATACTTAGAAGagtaaaggaaaaagatattttttcctcccctacaaatTGGAGGACATTCTAAGCAAACTAAGTAACAGGAACCAAGGTAGGAAATGGCAAATTTCCTTATGGGGAATACATTAGATTATGGACTGTTTTTTTTGGCTTCTGCTTAAAATCCTCAAAGTTTTCTCTTTGAAGCTGCTTCCTTTTTACTAGGAGTTTTAGTGCAATTTAAGGCATTTGATGGGCCTTAGGTAATTTGAAAAGTTGGGCTGGGGCAAGATCACAGAAACCCTTGAGTCTCCACTGTTAAGAGATAGGCGAGTCAAATACCTAGAGTAGAACGCGTCCTACAGAAATCGTACTATTGCTGGTTTTGCTTACGAAATTTTCAGTGGGCAACAGTTAACCTTGTTGAACTACACACATGCAACTAACTGTTTCATTAACAGTCTTATCatcatgaatctttttttttgaaggaaaaaggGCATAAAGACTAAATAAATCACTGTTCTGCCCTTGGTGAGAATTCTGTCATTTGAAGCATTCAGATCAAAAAAAATGTGCTTCCTAAAATGCAAACAGAAATTTATGtaactcagttttttaaaaaatgctctttaAATCCTAGCTATAAAATTatgattaaagaataaaaatcatttaatagaATATTATTGCCACAccagatggatttttaaaagctgtctAGAATGAATAATTGCTGACTTCTCTAAAAGAATTATGTCTTAAAAATCATGTTGTAAAGCTAGTGGtttccagtggggagagggaagggggaggggcaatatagggggagaggattaagaggtacaaactattatatttaaaataagctacaaggatatatgggacttccctggcagtccagtggttaagactctgtgcttctactgcagggggcatgggttggatccctggtcaaggaactaggatcctgcatgctgtgcagcatggccaaaaaaaaaaaaaaaagggatatatgatacaacacagggaatacagccaatatttcataataactataaatggagtataacatttaaaaattgtgaatcactatacggtacacctgaaacttatataatactgtgtatcaactatacttcaattaaaagttcTTGATTTAGGAGAGTATATATTAAATTGCATCTATAATTGTTTTAACCATGAAATAGAAAGATAAGCCAGAATTTTCTTTTATGTCCACTGTACAAAACAGgtaaataaattcaaaacaaattCTACTGAATCAAAAAATGTTCCACTGATAATTCCTTGGAAGTAAAAACCCAAGTTCTACTTCTCCTCAAAAGTATTCAAGGAATAGTAGACACCCTGACCCTGCATGAGTTAATCcatgttttttcttctaaagGGCACACAATGAAAACTCAAATGATTAATGTTAATTATTCAATTTGAAATGCAGCATCACAAATGACTGTGATTCTTAACCAATTTACATTTGCTTAATAATGTAATAAGTTTGCCAAAAGAGGAAACCTTTAACACCATTCTACTCTGAGCACACCTGGCTtccagaggagaaaaacaaaatatgaatcCCCTTCCTCTCTGAAAGCAAAGGGCAAATCATGTTAAtttatatctaaaataatttcacttcccaaagaaaatgaatatagtaTACAGAATTTCAACTTTTCAGAAATTCTAAAGAATTTATGTTGTTCAAATTAACCCAAAGCCTCTACTGTAGATAATTTTTAGGCTAGGATGTGTCTGTGATCATTAATTCCCTATTAAGTAGACAAAGGTAGCATTGGTGGAGGATGGAGACAATAGCTGAAAACACCTATTGACCATATGTGATTTACAGCCAGCTCCATCAGTATCCACTCAGCAGGATAAGGGGTACTGCTAAGTACTGCCCTAAGATCTTCAAGAATGAAACCTGGGCTTTTGCTACTGCAATGGAAGAAATTCCCAGGCCTCTGAGAAGTGGGATGTTTCAAAGAAGGTTCAAAGATGATAGGTCacaaatctaataaaataaaaacaattatatagTAATAACCATTCTTTACTATGACACAACATACACACAGGCACTTGCACACACATTGGTAAGGTTCAATAACCAGTATATCCTAATGTTGGCATCTTTTCCTTATTTATCCAATTTTTCTTGCAGACTTATGTATCAGTATCACAGAGAACTTTTAAAACAGACAGGTTTCTAGGCACCCAACCCCAAATCACTGAATGTTACTCtcttgggaaagaagaagggCTCAGTCAACGGTATTTTTCTTAAGCTCCCAAAATGGTTCAGCAAAACACTTTCACATTAACATTTGGGAATCACCACATAAGATCTCTTCCTCTTGAGAATCACAGCTCCAATTGTACTGTagtttttggtttaaaaaaaattattttattgaaagaaaacatatactaatcagatttgagggagaaataaaagaaaatttccaaaGATAAAAAACATCTGTAAACatgtaaaatttgtttaaaaaaaggaagtgtgtgtatttatatgcaTAAACTATCTCTTGAGAATGACAGAACTTGTTAACATTCATTGACTCCTAGGAAAGAAATTAAGTAGCTAAGGAACAGGGGCAGAAGGTAGACTTTTCACTACTGCATTTTTTTGTACTTCATAAATTTTGAGCCATGTTAATATATTacctactaaaaataaataaaaatttagaatacagctgacccttgaatgacattcatgggtttgaactgcacaggtccacttatatacacatgtaaaatatattacaaaatgtatgtaatatattttaggaGGTAACATATTTTAGTAGGTAGTATATTCAATACTTTGAATCTCTGGATGTGGAGTCACAGTTATGAAAGAACCTATGCTTTCTACCTGCCTTTTCTTTCAAAATCCTACCCGCCCTTAAAAGTCTTCTCAGATTCCACCTCCCTCTGTGAAGTCTCTTTTAATCTCTCCACTTAGCCTACTTCCCCCAGTCCATTAATCAGATGAGTAGTAGGCTTAATTTgggaatataaatgaatatatctgcctttcttttttaagCAAACATATCTGAACTCATATATCCAAAGGAGTGGTATCTTTCAAAGTCatcactttccatttatttattttaatttttttaaacgtctttattggagtttagttgctttacaatgttgtgttagtttctgctgtataataaagtgaatcagctatacatatacatatgtccccatatctcctccctcttgtgtctccctcccaccctccctatcccacccctctaggtggtcataaagcaccgagctgatctccttgtgctacgcagctgcttcccactagccatctattttacatttggtagtgtatacatgtaactgttactctctcaccttgtcccagcttacccttcttcctccctgtgtcctcgagtccgttctctacatctgtgtcattattcctgtcctgccctaggttcatcagaactatttgtttttttagattccatacatatgtgttagcatacagtatttgtttttctctttctgacttacttcactctgtacgacagactctaggtccatccacctcactacaaataactcaatttcgtttcgttttatggctgagtaatactccattgtatatatatgccacatcttctttatccattcatctgtcgatggacacttaggttgcttccatgtcctggttattgtaaacagtgttacaatgaacattgtggtacatgactctttttggtttttttttgtttttaacatctttattgcagtataattgctttacaatggtgtgt
This genomic interval carries:
- the KICS2 gene encoding KICSTOR subunit 2 gives rise to the protein MGESIPLAAPVPLEQAVLETFFSHLGIFSYDKAKDNVEKEREANKSAGGSWLSLLAALAHLAAAEKVYHSLTYLGQKLGGQSFFSRKDSIRTIYTSLHNELKKVVTGRGALGGTAPHVEELLSHLSEQLCFFVQARMEIADFYEKMYTLSTQKFINAEELVGLLDTILKKYSSRFHHPILSPLESSFQLEVDVLSHLLKAQAQVSEWKFLPSLVNLHSAHTKLQTWGQIFEKQRETKKHLFGGQSQKAIQPPHLFLWLLKLKNMLLAKFSFYFHEALSRQTTASEMKTLTAKANPDLFGKISSFIRKYDAANVSLIFDNQGSESFQGHGYHHPHSYREAPKGVDQYPAVVSLPSDRPVLHWPNVIMIMTDRTSDLNSLEKVVHFYDDKVQSTYFLTRPEPHFTIVVIFESKKSERDSHFISFLSEISLALKNPKVFASLKPGSKG